In Myxococcales bacterium, one DNA window encodes the following:
- a CDS encoding YkgJ family cysteine cluster protein: protein MKMFKNYLALLEKADSFFSKVFNENPSKMNCSEGCSKCCVDGITLLRIERDRIISHLKNRDEMPVKSKTGGCAFLSSEGRCKIYEVRPLVCRTWGIPIIYSEGDPSALSEKMSRGAVASGGSVVCCDLNFQEEFRKGALGKEIIMNGDRILEILVAVNSIYCNKLSADSAKRFPLRNII from the coding sequence TTGAAGATGTTCAAAAACTACCTCGCCCTGCTTGAAAAGGCCGACTCCTTTTTCTCCAAAGTCTTCAATGAAAACCCTTCAAAGATGAACTGCTCCGAGGGATGTTCGAAGTGCTGCGTGGACGGCATCACCCTCCTGCGAATCGAACGCGACAGGATCATCTCGCATCTGAAAAACAGGGATGAGATGCCCGTCAAATCCAAAACCGGGGGATGCGCATTCCTCTCGAGCGAAGGGCGCTGCAAAATCTACGAGGTCCGCCCTCTGGTATGCAGGACCTGGGGGATCCCGATTATATATTCAGAAGGCGACCCCTCCGCCCTTTCAGAGAAAATGAGCAGAGGCGCCGTGGCAAGCGGAGGCTCGGTCGTGTGCTGCGACTTAAATTTTCAGGAAGAGTTCCGGAAAGGCGCGCTCGGAAAGGAAATTATAATGAACGGCGACAGGATCCTGGAAATTCTCGTGGCGGTAAACAGCATCTACTGCAACAAATTGTCGGCCGATTCGGCTAAGCGATTTCCGCTCAGGAATATAATCTAA
- the arcC gene encoding carbamate kinase, giving the protein MSKKGGLVIALGGNAISKPGKHGTIQDQFYATYESMEHIAELVSDGFDRLVVTHGNGPQVGASILRSEIAAKSTYPLPMDICVADTQGGMGYMIQQVLKNTLKKRKISTPVATIVSQALVDLNDPAFENPTKPIGMFYTEKEANELRVGRGWTMKEDAGRGFRRVVPSPKPIKILEVDVIKALFDKGFIVIAGGGGGVPIGLNRQGLYYGIEAVIDKDLTSALIAAEVGADTLVILTAVEFAYLDFLGENKRALTEVKVEEMQRYLNAGEFQAGSMKPKVEAALNFLEGGGKKAIITSLSNCLAALHGRTGTHITK; this is encoded by the coding sequence ATGTCTAAAAAGGGCGGGCTCGTAATCGCGCTGGGCGGAAACGCAATCAGTAAGCCCGGGAAACACGGCACGATTCAGGATCAGTTCTACGCAACCTACGAAAGCATGGAACATATCGCCGAGCTCGTGAGCGACGGCTTCGACAGGCTGGTGGTGACCCATGGCAACGGCCCGCAGGTCGGAGCCTCTATCCTCAGAAGTGAAATAGCCGCAAAGTCCACCTACCCGCTCCCCATGGATATATGCGTCGCGGATACGCAGGGCGGAATGGGATATATGATTCAGCAGGTTCTAAAAAACACGCTCAAAAAACGCAAAATCTCAACGCCAGTGGCCACGATCGTCTCGCAGGCGCTGGTCGATTTAAATGACCCCGCCTTCGAAAACCCTACCAAGCCGATAGGAATGTTCTACACCGAGAAAGAGGCAAACGAACTGCGCGTCGGCCGCGGCTGGACGATGAAGGAGGATGCCGGCAGAGGTTTCAGGCGCGTCGTCCCAAGCCCGAAACCGATAAAGATACTCGAGGTCGATGTAATAAAAGCGCTATTCGACAAGGGATTCATAGTCATAGCGGGCGGCGGCGGCGGCGTTCCGATAGGGCTCAACCGCCAAGGCTTATATTACGGAATCGAGGCGGTGATCGACAAAGATCTCACAAGCGCCCTGATCGCAGCAGAAGTGGGGGCCGATACGCTAGTAATTCTCACCGCGGTTGAATTCGCCTACCTCGATTTCTTGGGCGAAAATAAGCGGGCCCTGACGGAGGTAAAGGTGGAAGAGATGCAGCGCTACCTCAACGCGGGTGAATTCCAGGCGGGCAGTATGAAGCCAAAGGTCGAAGCCGCATTGAATTTTTTGGAGGGGGGCGGCAAGAAGGCCATCATAACCTCGCTTTCAAATTGCCTGGCGGCCCTGCACGGCAGAACCGGGACGCATATAACAAAGTAA
- the uvrA gene encoding excinuclease ABC subunit UvrA produces the protein MPYEEIIVRGARTHNLKNIDITIPKNKLVVITGLSGSGKSSLAFDTIYAEGQRRYVESLSAYARQFLTQMDKPDVDSIEGLSPAISIEQRNASKNPRSTVGTSTEIYDYLRLLFARVGKPHCPSCKRPISGQTISQMVDHILGMPEGTKFAILSPIISGRKGEHAKELASLAKQGFIRARIDGETVELSDSPKLDKKKKHDIDLFVDRLEVKPSIKSRLADSLETALKFGNGIVRILHGKEETLLSEKNSCAYCDVSMPEITPQLFSFNSPKGACPDCDGLGSRRYFDPDLIVPNRNLSLRDEAVLPWQRMKATDRIELASALARHYGFDIYTPFGELPEKVQEVIFHGSGDEKIKFSYDTGDDKKHVFKAPFEGVIPSLEKKLREAATLSAQEYAEQFMNMRHCPTCNGTRLRKEALSVLFDGRNISEVVAMPVGECAKFFRSVRLGKKDAEIAKKLMSEIIERLSFLIDVGLDYITLERSSMTLAGGEDQRIRLATQIGSALTGVLYVLDEPSIGLHQRDNDRLISTLKKLRDIGNTVLVVEHDRDMMLEADHIIDMGPGAGMNGGKIIATGSPAMVMKNPKSLTGQYLAGKISLENRGARRSPSEAAIKITGAKEHNLKNVDVKIPLGLFTAVTGVSGSGKSTLINDTLYAGLMQRIFKSKMPAGAVDEITGHQQIARVINIDQTPIGRTPRSNPATYTGIFTHIRDLYAELPDSKSRGYKPGRFSFNVKGGRCEACEGDGIIKIEMHFLPDVYVECEVCRGMRFNRETLEVKYKGASIADVLRMTINQAHSFFENIPQIRHKLETLIDVGLGYIELGQSATTLSGGEAQRIKLSRELSKRSSPIQAEGGVGKTLYILDEPTTGLHFDDVMKLLDVLDKLVAAGNTIVVIEHNLDVIKFADYCIDLGPAGGARGGEIVAVGTPEEIAKNPRSHTGRYLREVLGE, from the coding sequence ATGCCATACGAAGAAATAATCGTCCGCGGCGCGCGGACGCACAATCTGAAAAACATCGACATAACGATTCCGAAAAATAAGCTCGTAGTCATAACCGGGCTCTCGGGTTCGGGAAAGTCGTCGCTCGCTTTCGACACGATCTACGCCGAGGGGCAGCGAAGATACGTGGAATCTCTGTCGGCTTATGCCAGGCAGTTCCTGACGCAGATGGATAAGCCCGACGTCGACTCGATAGAAGGGCTCTCCCCCGCAATATCCATAGAACAGAGAAATGCCAGCAAAAACCCCCGCTCGACCGTCGGCACATCTACGGAGATATACGACTATCTGCGGCTTCTCTTCGCCCGCGTGGGGAAGCCCCACTGTCCTTCCTGCAAAAGGCCCATCTCGGGGCAGACTATATCGCAGATGGTGGACCACATACTCGGAATGCCGGAGGGAACGAAGTTCGCGATCCTGTCCCCTATCATCTCGGGCAGGAAGGGCGAGCACGCAAAGGAACTCGCCTCGCTCGCAAAACAGGGGTTCATAAGGGCGAGAATAGACGGCGAAACCGTCGAGCTCTCCGATTCTCCGAAACTCGACAAGAAGAAAAAACACGACATCGACCTGTTCGTCGACAGGCTCGAGGTCAAGCCCTCCATCAAATCGCGGCTCGCCGACTCGCTTGAGACGGCGCTCAAGTTCGGAAACGGAATCGTCCGCATCCTGCACGGAAAAGAGGAAACTCTGCTCTCCGAAAAAAATTCCTGCGCGTACTGCGACGTCAGCATGCCGGAGATAACGCCCCAGCTGTTCAGCTTCAACAGTCCCAAGGGTGCGTGTCCGGACTGCGACGGCCTCGGCAGCCGGAGATATTTCGACCCGGACCTCATCGTTCCGAACAGGAACCTGTCTCTGCGCGACGAGGCGGTCCTGCCCTGGCAGAGGATGAAAGCCACCGACAGAATCGAGCTGGCTTCGGCCCTTGCGCGCCATTACGGATTCGACATATACACCCCCTTCGGAGAGCTCCCGGAAAAAGTTCAGGAAGTCATATTTCACGGCTCGGGCGATGAAAAAATAAAGTTCTCCTACGACACCGGCGACGACAAAAAACACGTCTTCAAGGCCCCCTTCGAAGGGGTCATACCGTCGCTGGAAAAAAAGCTTCGCGAAGCGGCGACCCTATCCGCGCAGGAATACGCGGAACAGTTCATGAACATGAGGCACTGCCCCACCTGCAACGGAACCCGCCTCAGAAAAGAGGCCCTCTCCGTTCTTTTCGACGGCAGGAACATCAGCGAAGTCGTCGCGATGCCGGTCGGCGAATGCGCAAAATTTTTCCGGTCCGTGCGCCTCGGGAAAAAGGACGCTGAAATAGCCAAAAAGCTCATGAGCGAGATCATCGAGCGCCTCTCATTCCTCATAGACGTCGGGCTCGACTACATCACGCTGGAGCGTTCGAGCATGACCCTCGCCGGCGGAGAGGATCAGCGCATACGCCTGGCGACGCAGATAGGCTCGGCGCTCACGGGAGTTCTCTACGTTCTCGACGAGCCGTCCATCGGCCTCCACCAGAGGGACAACGACAGGCTGATCTCCACGCTCAAAAAACTCCGGGACATAGGCAACACGGTTCTCGTCGTGGAGCACGACCGGGACATGATGCTCGAAGCCGACCATATAATCGACATGGGCCCCGGCGCGGGGATGAACGGCGGGAAAATAATCGCCACGGGCTCTCCGGCCATGGTGATGAAAAATCCAAAATCTCTCACAGGGCAGTACCTGGCCGGCAAGATATCCCTTGAAAACCGCGGCGCGCGAAGATCCCCTTCCGAAGCGGCCATAAAGATCACCGGCGCGAAGGAACACAACCTGAAAAACGTAGACGTAAAAATTCCTCTCGGACTTTTTACGGCGGTCACCGGCGTATCCGGCTCGGGCAAATCGACGCTTATAAACGACACCCTGTATGCGGGGCTCATGCAGAGAATATTCAAGTCCAAGATGCCCGCGGGGGCCGTCGATGAAATAACCGGCCACCAGCAGATAGCCCGCGTCATCAACATAGATCAAACCCCAATCGGGCGCACTCCGAGGTCGAATCCGGCCACTTACACTGGGATTTTCACCCACATCCGCGACCTTTACGCGGAGCTGCCCGACTCCAAATCCAGGGGATACAAGCCCGGGCGTTTTTCCTTCAACGTCAAAGGCGGAAGGTGCGAAGCCTGCGAAGGGGACGGCATCATCAAGATAGAGATGCACTTCCTTCCGGACGTCTATGTGGAATGCGAAGTCTGCCGGGGGATGCGCTTCAACAGGGAAACTCTCGAAGTGAAGTACAAGGGGGCGTCGATAGCCGACGTGCTTCGCATGACTATAAACCAGGCCCACTCCTTCTTCGAAAACATTCCGCAGATACGCCACAAGCTGGAAACCCTGATCGATGTCGGGCTCGGATACATCGAGCTCGGCCAGTCTGCGACGACTCTGTCCGGCGGAGAAGCCCAGCGCATAAAGTTATCAAGAGAACTATCGAAGCGCTCCTCCCCGATACAAGCCGAGGGAGGCGTCGGAAAAACTCTCTACATACTCGACGAGCCCACCACCGGACTTCATTTCGACGACGTGATGAAGCTGCTGGACGTGCTGGACAAACTCGTCGCCGCAGGCAACACGATCGTGGTGATAGAGCATAACCTTGACGTAATAAAGTTCGCGGATTACTGTATCGACTTGGGGCCTGCGGGGGGCGCTAGGGGAGGCGAAATAGTCGCCGTAGGCACTCCCGAGGAAATCGCGAAAAACCCCAGATCACACACAGGAAGATACCTCAGAGAGGTATTAGGAGAGTGA